The following proteins are co-located in the Thermus thermophilus HB8 genome:
- a CDS encoding intradiol ring-cleavage dioxygenase, whose translation MQRRAVFGLFLLPLARGQGTCAPTPALTQGPYYLRDVPQREDLREGLPGVPLRLLLRVRDRACRPLQGARVDLWHTDALGRYSGVNAPGTFCRGWQATDERGEVAFLTLFPGWYPSRTPHLHLRVEAGGRVFATQLFFPEEVQRQVYALPPYRERGMPRVNNRQDGLFRADLLLRLEREGEAYRGAFVLTLPG comes from the coding sequence ATGCAAAGACGGGCGGTATTCGGCCTCTTCCTCCTCCCCTTGGCCCGGGGCCAAGGAACCTGCGCCCCCACCCCCGCCCTCACCCAGGGCCCCTACTACCTCCGGGACGTGCCCCAAAGGGAAGACCTGAGGGAGGGGCTTCCTGGGGTGCCCTTGCGCCTCCTCCTTCGCGTGCGGGACCGGGCCTGCAGGCCCCTACAGGGCGCCCGGGTGGACCTCTGGCACACCGACGCCCTCGGCCGCTACTCCGGGGTCAACGCCCCCGGGACCTTCTGCCGGGGCTGGCAGGCCACGGACGAACGGGGAGAGGTGGCCTTCCTCACCCTCTTTCCCGGCTGGTACCCGAGCCGCACCCCCCACCTGCACCTGCGGGTGGAAGCGGGAGGGCGGGTCTTCGCCACCCAGCTCTTCTTCCCCGAGGAGGTCCAGCGCCAGGTCTACGCCCTCCCGCCCTACCGGGAAAGGGGGATGCCCCGGGTGAACAACCGGCAGGACGGCCTCTTCCGGGCGGACCTTCTCCTCCGCCTGGAACGGGAAGGGGAGGCGTACCGGGGGGCCTTCGTCCTCACCCTGCCCGGCTGA
- the purL gene encoding phosphoribosylformylglycinamidine synthase subunit PurL: MEALAKEIGIPEGEYREIVQRLGREPNRVELLLFKVMWSEHCAYKNSRPLLKALPKEGEAVLQGPGENAGVVRVGEGWAVAFKIESHNHPSAVEPFQGAATGVGGILRDIMSMGARPIALLDSLRFGPPEEARSRYLLKGVVSGIAFYGNAIGVPTVGGDLYFHEGYRENPLVNAMCLGLLREEHLKRSRASLGRPIYYAGAKTGRDGIGGAAFASRELKEEKAEDRPAVQVGDPFLGKLLMEATLEAIELDLVEGVQDMGAAGLTSSLSELAHKSGLGVELHLDLVPTREEGMTPEELLLSESQERMVLVPKEGKEKALEEVFGRWGLDCVPVARTIPERVFRVLFRGEVVAEVPTEALAEAPTYVRVGREDPEVRRLRETPIPPLEADPQEVLRRLLASPNLASREAVYERYDHQVGTRTALLPGKGDAAVLWIKGTRLGVAAKVDQNPRYSRLHPRLGAMHALAEACRNVSVVGAKPLAYTDGLNLGSPETPEGYHELAETIAGLKEASEALGVPVVSGNVSLYNESGGKRIPPTAMVGVVGVLEVDKRAEMGFRRPGEVLLLIGEERGELGASEVLYLLTGKEFGHPPRLDLGREKAVQEAIRDLIQRGLTRTAHDVAEGGLLLALAEMTFPYGVGATVEVREEGLEALFGEAPSRVLFTVEKTRLQEATLLLEERGLPYRVLGETGGKSLTVLTPGGVLEWSLEELLSAWKAPLREVLDG, encoded by the coding sequence ATGGAGGCCCTCGCCAAGGAGATCGGGATCCCGGAAGGGGAGTACCGGGAGATCGTCCAGAGGCTCGGGCGGGAGCCGAACCGGGTGGAGCTCCTCCTCTTCAAGGTGATGTGGAGCGAGCACTGCGCCTACAAGAACTCCCGCCCCCTCCTCAAGGCCCTCCCCAAGGAGGGGGAGGCCGTCCTCCAGGGCCCCGGGGAGAACGCCGGCGTGGTGCGGGTGGGCGAGGGTTGGGCCGTGGCCTTCAAGATAGAGAGCCACAACCACCCCTCGGCGGTGGAGCCCTTCCAGGGGGCGGCCACGGGGGTCGGGGGGATCCTCCGGGACATCATGAGCATGGGAGCCCGCCCCATCGCCCTCCTGGACTCCCTCCGCTTCGGGCCGCCCGAGGAGGCGAGAAGCCGCTACCTCCTCAAGGGGGTGGTCTCGGGCATCGCCTTTTACGGCAACGCCATCGGGGTGCCCACGGTGGGCGGGGACCTCTACTTCCACGAGGGCTACCGGGAAAACCCCCTGGTGAACGCCATGTGCCTCGGCCTCCTGAGGGAGGAGCACCTGAAGCGAAGCCGGGCTTCCTTGGGCCGCCCCATCTACTACGCCGGGGCCAAGACGGGCCGGGACGGGATCGGCGGGGCGGCCTTCGCGAGCCGGGAGCTCAAGGAGGAGAAGGCCGAGGACCGGCCCGCGGTCCAGGTGGGGGACCCTTTCCTGGGCAAGCTCCTCATGGAGGCCACCCTCGAGGCCATAGAGCTGGACCTGGTGGAAGGCGTCCAGGACATGGGGGCGGCGGGGCTCACCAGTAGCCTCTCGGAGCTCGCCCACAAGTCGGGCCTCGGGGTGGAGCTCCACCTGGACCTCGTCCCCACCCGGGAGGAGGGGATGACCCCGGAGGAGCTCCTCCTCTCGGAAAGCCAGGAGCGGATGGTCCTCGTTCCCAAGGAGGGGAAGGAAAAGGCCCTGGAGGAGGTCTTCGGAAGGTGGGGCCTAGACTGCGTCCCCGTGGCCAGGACCATCCCGGAAAGGGTCTTCCGGGTCCTCTTTAGGGGCGAGGTGGTGGCGGAGGTGCCCACGGAGGCCTTGGCCGAAGCCCCCACCTACGTGCGGGTGGGGCGGGAGGACCCCGAGGTGCGGAGGCTTAGGGAAACCCCCATCCCCCCCTTAGAGGCCGACCCCCAGGAGGTCCTAAGGAGGCTCCTCGCCTCCCCCAACCTGGCGAGCCGGGAGGCGGTCTACGAGCGGTACGACCACCAGGTGGGGACCCGCACCGCCCTCCTCCCCGGCAAAGGGGACGCCGCGGTCCTCTGGATCAAGGGCACCCGCCTCGGCGTCGCCGCCAAGGTGGACCAAAACCCCCGCTATAGCCGCCTCCACCCCCGCCTTGGGGCCATGCACGCCCTGGCGGAGGCCTGCCGGAACGTCAGCGTGGTGGGGGCGAAGCCCCTCGCCTACACCGACGGCCTCAACCTGGGAAGCCCGGAAACCCCGGAGGGCTACCACGAGCTCGCCGAGACCATCGCCGGGCTCAAGGAGGCGAGCGAGGCCTTGGGCGTCCCCGTGGTCTCGGGGAACGTCTCCCTCTACAACGAAAGCGGGGGCAAGCGCATCCCCCCCACGGCCATGGTGGGGGTGGTGGGGGTCCTGGAGGTGGACAAGCGGGCGGAGATGGGCTTTAGGCGCCCGGGGGAGGTCCTCCTCCTCATCGGGGAGGAACGGGGGGAGCTTGGGGCGAGCGAGGTCCTCTACCTCCTCACGGGAAAGGAGTTCGGCCACCCCCCAAGGCTTGACCTCGGGCGGGAAAAGGCGGTGCAGGAGGCGATCCGGGACCTCATCCAAAGGGGCCTCACCCGAACGGCCCACGACGTGGCGGAAGGGGGGCTTCTTCTGGCCCTCGCCGAGATGACCTTCCCCTACGGGGTGGGGGCCACGGTGGAAGTGCGGGAGGAGGGCCTCGAGGCCCTCTTCGGCGAGGCCCCAAGCCGCGTCCTCTTCACCGTGGAGAAGACCCGCCTCCAGGAGGCCACCCTCCTCCTAGAGGAGCGGGGCCTCCCCTACCGGGTCCTGGGGGAGACGGGGGGGAAGAGCCTCACGGTCCTCACCCCGGGGGGTGTCCTAGAGTGGAGCCTGGAGGAACTGCTTTCCGCCTGGAAAGCGCCCCTCAGGGAGGTGCTGGATGGATAA
- a CDS encoding YceI family protein — protein sequence MKGWLFAAALFALTALAQTFQVVSGEARYRVREELLQVGLTDAVGTTKAVRGEVRLQDGRVSGEFVVDLRELKSDQARRDNYLRQRTLETDRYPFATFRPKEVRGLPNPLPRQGKVPIQVVGDLTIKETTAEVVWEGEAEFQGDEVRVFLRTEFPFEKFGLAQPRVSVVLSLENRIRLEVELVLRRQ from the coding sequence ATGAAAGGATGGCTTTTCGCGGCGGCGCTCTTCGCCCTCACGGCCCTGGCCCAGACCTTCCAGGTGGTCTCCGGGGAGGCCCGCTACCGGGTGCGGGAGGAGCTTTTGCAGGTGGGCCTCACCGACGCCGTGGGCACCACTAAGGCGGTGCGGGGGGAGGTCCGGCTGCAAGACGGCCGGGTAAGCGGGGAGTTCGTGGTGGACCTGAGGGAGCTCAAAAGCGACCAGGCCCGGCGGGACAACTACCTGCGCCAAAGAACCCTAGAGACGGACCGCTATCCCTTCGCCACCTTCCGGCCCAAGGAGGTGAGGGGCCTCCCGAACCCCCTGCCCCGGCAAGGCAAGGTGCCCATCCAGGTGGTCGGGGACCTCACCATCAAAGAGACGACGGCGGAGGTGGTCTGGGAAGGGGAGGCGGAGTTCCAGGGCGACGAGGTGCGGGTCTTTTTGCGGACGGAGTTTCCCTTTGAGAAGTTCGGCCTCGCCCAACCCCGGGTCTCCGTGGTCCTGAGCTTGGAAAACCGGATCCGCCTGGAGGTGGAGCTCGTCCTAAGGAGGCAATGA
- the purS gene encoding phosphoribosylformylglycinamidine synthase subunit PurS, which translates to MPRYQATLLIELKKGILDPQGRAVEGVLKDLGHPVEEVRVGKVLEIVFPAENLLEAEEKAKAMGALLANPVMEVYALEALKELP; encoded by the coding sequence ATGCCGCGCTACCAGGCCACCCTGCTCATTGAGCTGAAGAAGGGCATCCTGGACCCCCAGGGCCGGGCGGTGGAGGGGGTGCTGAAGGACCTCGGCCACCCGGTGGAGGAGGTGCGGGTGGGGAAGGTGCTGGAGATCGTCTTCCCGGCGGAAAACCTCCTGGAGGCCGAGGAGAAGGCCAAGGCCATGGGCGCCCTCCTCGCCAACCCGGTGATGGAGGTCTACGCCTTGGAAGCCCTAAAGGAACTCCCATGA
- a CDS encoding Uma2 family endonuclease, whose protein sequence is MPLVLDLARPVSEEELRRLSELNPGYQWERSPEGRLWVSPTGGESGRRSLQLAYQLARWNEERGLGVVFDSSTGFKFPDGSILSPDAAFVERGAWEALSEAEREGFPPLAPKAVFEVRSASQDPEELRAKMGIYLRNGVLLGVLVDPYARAVEVFRPGKPPLRLEGVERVSLDPELPGFALSLPPLW, encoded by the coding sequence GTGCCCTTGGTGCTGGACCTCGCCCGCCCGGTTTCGGAGGAGGAGCTCCGGCGGCTCTCCGAGCTCAACCCCGGGTACCAGTGGGAGCGCTCCCCGGAAGGGAGGCTCTGGGTGAGCCCTACAGGTGGCGAAAGCGGCAGGCGGAGCCTCCAGCTCGCCTACCAGCTCGCCCGCTGGAACGAGGAGCGGGGCCTTGGCGTGGTTTTTGACTCCTCCACGGGCTTTAAGTTCCCCGACGGCTCCATCCTTTCCCCCGACGCTGCCTTCGTGGAGCGGGGGGCTTGGGAGGCCCTTTCCGAGGCCGAGCGGGAGGGCTTTCCTCCCCTGGCGCCCAAGGCGGTGTTTGAGGTCCGGTCCGCCTCCCAGGACCCGGAGGAGCTCCGGGCCAAGATGGGCATTTACTTGAGAAACGGGGTGCTCCTGGGCGTTTTGGTGGACCCCTACGCCCGGGCGGTGGAGGTCTTCCGCCCGGGGAAACCTCCCTTGCGCCTGGAGGGGGTGGAGCGGGTTTCCCTGGACCCGGAGCTCCCCGGCTTCGCCCTGAGCCTCCCCCCTCTCTGGTGA
- a CDS encoding HAD family hydrolase, which produces MKPKAITFDFWGTLFTEGEAFLEKVMPARYEILLDALSEAGHPVDEAEVREAYRQASLAFEEAWKAGEHMPVYERVARIFALLGAPHDPGLIALTARRLEESSLLAPLKPLPGVEVLKDLAKKYPLAIVSDTGMTPGRLLREHLKRQGLDVFQAFSFSDETGFVKPKPEAFRVALEALGVAPEEALHVGDLPQTDIKGAFGTGYPWAVQYVGLREVNGEVRPTAKVKDHRELLSLLT; this is translated from the coding sequence ATGAAACCCAAAGCCATCACCTTTGACTTCTGGGGCACCCTCTTCACCGAGGGGGAGGCGTTTTTGGAAAAGGTCATGCCCGCCCGGTACGAGATCCTTCTGGACGCCCTCTCCGAGGCGGGGCACCCCGTGGACGAGGCCGAGGTGCGGGAGGCCTACCGCCAGGCCTCCTTGGCCTTTGAGGAGGCCTGGAAGGCGGGGGAGCACATGCCCGTCTACGAACGGGTGGCCCGGATCTTCGCCCTCCTCGGCGCCCCCCACGACCCCGGGCTCATCGCCCTCACCGCAAGGCGCCTGGAGGAAAGCTCCCTCCTCGCCCCCCTCAAGCCCCTCCCCGGGGTGGAGGTCCTGAAGGACCTCGCCAAGAAGTACCCCCTGGCCATCGTCTCCGACACCGGCATGACCCCGGGCCGCCTCCTCAGGGAGCACCTGAAGCGGCAGGGCCTGGACGTCTTCCAGGCCTTTAGCTTCTCCGACGAGACGGGCTTCGTGAAGCCCAAGCCCGAGGCCTTTCGCGTGGCCCTCGAGGCCCTGGGCGTCGCCCCGGAGGAGGCCCTGCACGTGGGGGACCTGCCCCAGACGGACATCAAGGGGGCCTTCGGGACGGGCTACCCCTGGGCGGTCCAGTACGTGGGCCTGAGGGAGGTGAACGGGGAGGTGAGGCCCACGGCCAAGGTGAAGGACCACCGGGAGCTCCTCTCCCTCCTCACGTGA
- the purC gene encoding phosphoribosylaminoimidazolesuccinocarboxamide synthase yields the protein MEKLYEGKAKVLYREGPDTLRVYFKDEATAFNAQKRGVIPGKGVVNNKVSAALFRYLEAHGVKTHFLEEVSDREMRVRRVEILPLEVILRFRAAGSFARRYGLKEGTPLKMPLLEFSLKNDALGDPLICENAVLALGLTTEGELEGVKAATLRVGDLLKAFFAERGLELVDFKLEFGKVGGEILLADEISPDTMRLWDEKGEPLDKDRFRKDLGGVEEAYREVLRRVLG from the coding sequence ATGGAGAAGCTCTACGAGGGCAAGGCCAAGGTGCTCTACCGGGAAGGCCCGGACACCTTAAGGGTCTACTTCAAGGACGAGGCCACCGCCTTCAACGCGCAAAAACGGGGGGTGATCCCGGGCAAGGGCGTGGTGAACAACAAGGTCTCGGCGGCCCTCTTCCGCTACCTCGAGGCCCACGGGGTCAAGACCCACTTCCTGGAGGAGGTCTCCGACCGGGAGATGCGGGTGAGGCGGGTGGAGATCCTTCCCCTGGAGGTGATCCTCCGCTTTAGGGCCGCGGGAAGCTTCGCCCGGCGCTACGGCCTAAAGGAGGGGACCCCGCTGAAGATGCCCCTTCTGGAGTTCTCCCTCAAAAACGACGCCCTGGGGGACCCCTTGATCTGCGAAAACGCCGTCCTGGCCCTGGGGCTCACCACAGAGGGGGAGCTGGAAGGGGTGAAGGCCGCCACGCTCCGGGTGGGGGACCTCCTCAAGGCCTTCTTCGCCGAGCGGGGCCTAGAGCTCGTGGACTTCAAGCTGGAGTTCGGGAAGGTGGGCGGGGAGATCCTCCTCGCCGACGAGATCAGCCCCGACACCATGCGCCTTTGGGACGAGAAGGGGGAGCCTTTGGACAAGGACCGCTTCCGCAAGGACCTAGGCGGCGTGGAGGAGGCCTACCGGGAGGTGCTCCGGCGGGTCCTGGGGTAG
- a CDS encoding uroporphyrinogen-III synthase translates to MVLLTRGKDRALLARLAALGIEAAEVALLEQVDLPARALLSEKLKEGWDYVAVTSKEGARRLLLAWEEAGRPFLKVAAVGEGTAGVLRAGGLPPAFLPPRATAKDLAQSFPQAQRVLFVAGDLAGRDLEEGLRARGVEVVRLPVYATRERALAPEEVALLERAEVVAFFSPSGVRAFARWTAKRPKAAAIGPSTGEEARRLGFPVVEAESPGLEGLFAALLRALGR, encoded by the coding sequence GTGGTGCTCCTCACGAGGGGGAAGGATAGGGCGCTCCTTGCGAGGCTCGCCGCCCTCGGGATAGAGGCGGCGGAGGTGGCCCTTTTGGAGCAGGTGGACCTTCCCGCCCGCGCCCTCCTCTCCGAAAAGCTCAAGGAGGGGTGGGACTACGTGGCCGTGACCTCCAAGGAGGGGGCGAGGCGCCTCCTCCTTGCCTGGGAGGAGGCGGGCCGCCCCTTCCTAAAGGTGGCGGCCGTGGGGGAGGGCACGGCGGGGGTCCTGAGGGCAGGGGGGCTTCCCCCGGCCTTCCTGCCCCCACGGGCCACGGCCAAGGACCTGGCCCAAAGCTTTCCCCAGGCGCAAAGGGTCCTCTTCGTGGCCGGGGACCTGGCGGGGCGGGACCTGGAGGAAGGGCTTAGGGCGCGGGGGGTGGAGGTGGTGCGCCTTCCGGTCTACGCCACCCGGGAAAGGGCCCTCGCTCCCGAGGAGGTGGCCCTCTTGGAGCGGGCGGAGGTGGTGGCCTTCTTCAGCCCGAGCGGGGTGCGGGCCTTCGCCCGCTGGACCGCTAAGCGCCCCAAGGCGGCCGCCATCGGCCCGAGCACCGGGGAGGAGGCCCGGAGGCTTGGCTTTCCCGTGGTGGAGGCGGAAAGCCCGGGGCTAGAAGGGCTTTTTGCCGCCCTTCTCCGGGCCCTCGGGCGGTAG
- a CDS encoding carboxymuconolactone decarboxylase family protein — MSVRAAIWGEKAEAIEESLKAVDEDLFRYIRDFAYEEVLARPGLDLKTRELLAITALIALGSPKELATHLEGALRVGATEREVRETILQSALFLGFPRALAAMKLFQKVLKGRGAPHEGEG, encoded by the coding sequence ATGAGCGTCCGGGCCGCCATCTGGGGGGAGAAGGCCGAGGCCATTGAGGAGAGCCTCAAGGCGGTGGACGAGGACCTCTTCCGCTACATCCGGGACTTCGCCTACGAGGAGGTCCTGGCGAGGCCGGGCCTGGACCTGAAGACCCGGGAGCTTCTCGCCATCACCGCCCTCATCGCTCTGGGGAGCCCCAAGGAGCTCGCCACCCACCTGGAGGGGGCCTTGAGGGTGGGGGCCACGGAACGGGAGGTGCGGGAGACCATCCTGCAGTCCGCCCTCTTCCTCGGCTTTCCCCGGGCCCTGGCCGCCATGAAGCTTTTCCAGAAGGTGCTCAAGGGCCGTGGTGCTCCTCACGAGGGGGAAGGATAG
- a CDS encoding HAD family hydrolase has translation MVRALTFDVGNTLILASPRFWLLPLLEARGLRPRGDVRKAALEAFRFYEENHLKARDLETALGLWREFHRRLLVGMGLEDHAEALSRELVARWKDPATWPLVPGAEATLKALKAKGYPLAVVSNWDATLPEILEVVGLGRYFDHLSVSALSGYAKPDPRLFREALEALGVSPEEAVHVGDAEADLLGAEAVGMRALLFDPLGENPKALPRLERVLDYLP, from the coding sequence ATGGTCCGGGCCCTGACCTTTGACGTGGGGAACACCCTGATCCTGGCGAGCCCCCGCTTCTGGCTCCTGCCCCTTTTGGAGGCGCGGGGCCTGAGGCCGAGGGGGGATGTGCGCAAGGCGGCCCTCGAGGCCTTCCGCTTCTACGAGGAAAACCACCTGAAGGCCCGGGACCTGGAGACCGCCTTGGGCCTTTGGCGGGAGTTCCACCGGAGGCTCCTCGTGGGGATGGGCCTCGAGGACCACGCCGAGGCCCTTTCCCGGGAGCTTGTGGCCCGCTGGAAGGACCCCGCCACCTGGCCCCTCGTCCCCGGGGCGGAGGCCACCCTGAAGGCCCTTAAGGCGAAGGGGTACCCCCTGGCCGTGGTCTCCAACTGGGACGCCACCCTGCCGGAGATCCTGGAGGTGGTGGGCCTTGGGCGCTACTTTGATCACCTCTCGGTGAGCGCCCTCTCCGGCTACGCCAAGCCCGACCCGAGGCTCTTCCGGGAGGCCCTGGAGGCCCTCGGGGTTTCCCCGGAGGAGGCGGTGCACGTGGGGGACGCGGAGGCGGACCTTTTGGGGGCGGAGGCCGTGGGGATGCGGGCCCTCCTCTTTGACCCCCTTGGGGAGAACCCCAAGGCCCTTCCCCGGCTGGAAAGGGTGCTAGACTACCTCCCATGA
- the purQ gene encoding phosphoribosylformylglycinamidine synthase subunit PurQ, translating to MRWAIVRFPGANCDEDARFALEKAGIRAEFVWHTERDLRGFDGVFLPGGFSYGDYLRAGALAAKSPVMEAVRRFAEEGRYVVGVCNGFQILTEAGLLPGALLANLNLHFTCKEVGVRVERNDLPFTRLYPRGQVLRLPIAHGEGRYYADPETLARLEGEGLVVFRYAPLKDEADYNPNGSLHDIAGIVSEKGNVLGMMPHPERAVDEVLGNTDGLPFFLGLVKEVAR from the coding sequence ATGAGGTGGGCCATCGTTCGCTTCCCCGGCGCCAACTGCGACGAGGACGCCCGCTTCGCCCTGGAGAAGGCGGGGATCCGGGCGGAGTTCGTCTGGCACACGGAAAGGGACCTCCGGGGCTTTGACGGGGTCTTCCTGCCCGGGGGGTTCAGCTACGGGGACTACCTGAGGGCGGGAGCCCTCGCCGCCAAGAGCCCGGTGATGGAAGCGGTGCGGCGCTTCGCCGAGGAAGGGCGGTACGTGGTGGGGGTCTGCAACGGCTTCCAGATCCTCACCGAGGCGGGCCTCCTGCCGGGGGCGCTTCTTGCCAACCTCAACCTCCACTTCACCTGCAAGGAGGTGGGGGTGCGGGTGGAGCGGAATGACCTCCCCTTCACCCGGCTCTACCCAAGGGGGCAGGTCCTGAGGCTTCCCATCGCCCACGGCGAGGGCCGCTACTACGCCGATCCCGAAACCCTCGCCCGGCTCGAGGGAGAGGGCCTCGTGGTCTTCCGCTACGCCCCCCTGAAGGACGAGGCGGACTACAACCCCAACGGGAGCCTCCACGACATCGCGGGCATCGTGAGCGAGAAGGGCAACGTCCTCGGCATGATGCCCCATCCCGAAAGGGCCGTGGACGAGGTCTTGGGCAACACCGACGGGCTTCCCTTCTTCCTGGGGCTCGTCAAGGAGGTGGCACGATGA
- the purB gene encoding adenylosuccinate lyase, with amino-acid sequence MIARYQTPEMARLWSEESRYRMWARVEAYALEAWEALGEVPKGLSARLLAKLEEKPLDGAFARRVAELEAVTRHDLVAFTRALAEWTGDEEVGRYLHLGLTSSDIVDTAQNALLVEALGLVLEELKGVEEALKALALRHKHTPAIARTHGVHAEPTSFGLRFLSFLAAFQRDEERLKRARETIGVAMLSGSVGNYAHVPPEVEAHVASRLGLRPEPLSTQVVPRDRHAEVMAALAILGGNIERVAVELRHLQRTEVLEAQEPFHEGQTGSSSMPHKKNPVGLENLTGVARLLRGYLFPALEDIALWHERDISHSSVERVILPDATTLAHYALRRLKGILEGLEVFEENLARNLDLTRGLVYSQQVLNALIARGLSRNKAYALVQRNALRSWKEGKSFLELLEADPENPLKGKELRALFDPKPFLRHVDAIYARFGL; translated from the coding sequence ATGATCGCCCGCTACCAGACGCCGGAGATGGCCCGCCTCTGGTCGGAGGAAAGCCGCTACCGGATGTGGGCCCGGGTGGAGGCCTACGCCCTCGAGGCCTGGGAGGCCTTAGGGGAGGTGCCCAAGGGCCTTTCGGCGAGGCTTCTCGCCAAGCTGGAGGAAAAGCCCCTGGACGGGGCCTTCGCCCGGAGGGTAGCGGAGCTGGAGGCGGTAACCCGCCACGACCTCGTGGCCTTCACCCGGGCCCTCGCCGAGTGGACGGGGGACGAGGAGGTGGGGCGCTACCTCCACCTGGGCCTTACCAGCTCCGACATCGTGGACACGGCGCAAAACGCCCTCCTGGTGGAGGCCCTAGGCCTCGTCCTGGAGGAGCTTAAGGGGGTGGAGGAGGCCTTAAAGGCCCTCGCCCTCCGCCACAAGCACACCCCCGCCATCGCCCGCACCCACGGGGTCCACGCCGAGCCCACGAGCTTCGGCCTCCGCTTCCTCTCCTTCCTCGCCGCCTTCCAAAGGGACGAGGAAAGGCTTAAGCGGGCGAGGGAGACCATCGGGGTCGCCATGCTCTCGGGCTCCGTGGGCAACTACGCCCACGTCCCCCCCGAGGTGGAGGCCCACGTGGCCTCTAGGCTTGGCCTCAGGCCCGAGCCCCTTTCCACCCAGGTCGTCCCCCGGGACCGGCACGCCGAGGTCATGGCGGCCCTCGCCATCCTGGGGGGGAACATAGAGCGGGTGGCCGTGGAGCTACGCCACCTCCAGCGCACGGAGGTCCTCGAGGCCCAGGAGCCCTTCCACGAAGGGCAGACGGGGAGCTCCTCCATGCCCCACAAGAAGAACCCCGTGGGCCTGGAGAACCTCACCGGGGTGGCGAGGCTTTTACGGGGCTACCTCTTTCCCGCCCTGGAGGACATCGCCCTCTGGCACGAGCGGGACATCTCCCACTCCTCCGTGGAAAGGGTCATCCTCCCCGACGCCACCACCCTGGCCCACTACGCCCTGAGGCGCCTCAAGGGGATCCTCGAGGGCCTCGAGGTCTTTGAAGAGAACCTGGCCAGGAACCTGGACCTCACCCGGGGCCTCGTCTACTCCCAGCAGGTCCTCAACGCCCTCATCGCCCGGGGCCTTTCCCGGAATAAGGCCTACGCCCTCGTCCAGCGGAACGCCTTGAGGAGCTGGAAAGAGGGGAAGAGCTTCCTGGAGCTCTTGGAGGCCGACCCCGAAAACCCCCTCAAGGGAAAGGAGCTAAGGGCCCTCTTTGACCCCAAGCCCTTCCTCCGGCACGTGGACGCCATCTACGCCCGGTTCGGGCTCTGA
- a CDS encoding nucleotidyltransferase family protein, producing the protein MRTLGEILSILARHKPELRARFGVRELAIFGSYARGEATPVSDVDILVALERPLGWEIVDLRDYLEALLGLPVDLLTGTPWSKRSLSRAG; encoded by the coding sequence ATGAGGACCCTGGGCGAGATCCTGAGCATCCTGGCCCGGCACAAGCCGGAGCTTCGGGCGCGCTTCGGCGTGCGGGAGCTGGCCATCTTCGGTTCCTACGCCCGGGGGGAGGCCACCCCCGTAAGCGACGTGGATATCCTGGTAGCGCTAGAACGCCCCCTAGGGTGGGAGATCGTGGACCTGCGCGATTACTTAGAAGCTCTACTGGGGCTTCCGGTGGACCTGCTGACGGGGACGCCGTGGTCCAAGCGTAGCCTCAGCCGGGCAGGGTGA